A single Candidatus Binatus sp. DNA region contains:
- the tadA gene encoding tRNA adenosine(34) deaminase TadA, which translates to MSNSNDSIFMPIALDEARRAQDEGEVPVGAIVVANGQIIGAGHNRPIASHDPAAHAEILAMRAAAIVLASYRLIDAAIYVTLEPCVMCVGAMINARIARVVYGARDEKAGALGSVYDIGRDGRLNHRFEVTGGVMEAECAALMSEFFRARRAT; encoded by the coding sequence ATGAGCAATTCCAACGACAGCATCTTCATGCCAATAGCGCTTGACGAGGCTCGGCGCGCGCAGGACGAGGGCGAGGTGCCGGTCGGCGCGATCGTCGTGGCGAACGGACAGATCATAGGCGCGGGGCACAACCGGCCGATCGCGTCGCACGATCCGGCGGCGCACGCGGAGATCCTCGCGATGCGCGCGGCGGCAATCGTGCTCGCGTCGTATCGGCTAATCGACGCCGCGATCTACGTGACGCTCGAGCCGTGCGTGATGTGCGTCGGCGCGATGATCAACGCACGAATCGCGCGAGTCGTCTATGGCGCTCGCGACGAAAAAGCCGGCGCGCTCGGCTCGGTCTATGACATCGGTCGCGACGGCCGGCTGAATCATCGGTTCGAGGTGACGGGCGGAGTGATGGAAGCGGAATGCGCGGCGCTGATGAGTGAGTTCTTCCGTGCTCGCCGCGCCACGTGA